The nucleotide window CGTGGTGGTCTCGCCCCTCATCGCCCTGATGCAGGACCAGGTGGACGCGCTGCGGGCGCTCGGCGTGCGCGCCGGGTTCATGAACTCCACGCAGGACTTCGACGAGCGGCGCACGGTCGAGGCCGAGTTCCTCGCGGGCGAGCTCGACCTGATCTACCTCGCGCCGGAGCGGCTGCGGCTGGAGTCCACCCTCGACCTCCTCAAGCGCGGCAGGATCTCCGTCTTCGCGATCGACGAGGCGCACTGCGTGTCCCAGTGGGGCCACGACTTCCGCCCCGACTACCTGGCGCTCTCGCTGCTCGGCGAGCGCTGGCCGGACGTGCCGCGGATCGCGCTGACCGCGACGGCCACGCACGCGACGCACCGGGAGATCACCGAGCGCCTGGGCATGCCGGACGCCCGCCACTTCGAGGCCAGCTTCGACCGGCCCAACATCCAGTACCGGATCGTGCCGAAGGCCGACCCCAAGAAGCAGCTGCTGGCCTTCCTCCAGGAGGAGCACGCGGGCGACGCGGGCATCGTGTACTGCCTCTCGCGCAACTCCGTGGAGAAGACGGCCGAGTTCCTCGCCCGCAACGGCATCGCGGCGGTGCCCTACCACGCGGGTCTCGACGCGGGCACCCGCGCCGCCCACCAGTCGCGGTTCCTGCGCGAGGACGGCCTGGTGGTGTGCGCGACCATCGCCTTCGGCATGGGCATCGACAAGCCGGACGTCCGGTTCGTCGCCCACCTCGACCTGCCCAAGTCCGTCGAGGGCTACTACCAGGAGACGGGCCGCGCGGGCCGTGACGGACTGCCGTCCACGGCCTGGATGGCCTACGGCCTGAACGACGTCATACAGCAGCGCAAGATGATCCAGTCGAGCGAGGGCGACGAGGCGTTCCGCCGCCGGGCGGCCGCGCACCTCGAAGCGATGCTCGCCCTGTGCGAGACCGCCCGGTGCAGGCGCAGCCAGCTGCTCGCCTACTTCGGCCAGGACCCCACGGCCGAGGCGTGCGGGAACTGCGACACGTGCCTGGTGCCGCCGGAGACCTGGGACGGCACGGTCGCCGCCCAGAAGGTGCTGTCCGCCGTGGTGCGGCTGCAGCGCGAGCGGGGGCAGAAGTTCGGGGCGATCCAGATCGTCGACATCCTGCTCGGCAGGAAGACGGCCAAGGTCATCCAGTTCGACCACGACCAGCTGTCCGTGTTCGGCATCGGCGCGGAGCTGGACGAGGGCGAATGGCGCGGTGTCGTACGGCAGATGCTGGCCCAGGGCCTCCTCGCGGTCGAGGGCGCGTACGGGACGCTGGTGCTGACCGAGGCGAGCGGGACCGTGCTGCGGCGCGAGCGGGAGGTACCGCTGCGCAAGGAGCAGCCGAAGCCGGCGTCCTCCCGCGGCTCGTCGGGCTCCTCCGGCGGTTCCGACCGGGCCGAGCGCAAGGCCAAGGCGGCGGCCGCGGCGGCCGAGATGCCCCAGGAACTGCTGCCCGCCTTCGAGGCCCTGCGCGCCTGGCGTGCCGGACAGGCCAAGGAGCAGGGCGTCCCGGCGTACGTCATCTTCCACGACGCCACGCTGCGGGAGATCGCCGCCCTGTGGCCGGCCTCCGTCGCGGAGCTCGGCGGCATCAGCGGCATCGGCGAGAAGAAGCTCGCCACGTACGGGGAGGGCGTGGTCGGCGTACTGGCCTCCCTGGACCGCCCGTCCCCGGCTCCGAAGACCCCGGCTCCGAAGACCTCGGGCACCGATGCCGGCGCCGAACCGGAACCGCGGCGCCGCAGCGACGGCGACCCGGACCTGCACTGGCCGGAAATGGACACGGAACCGGAACCGGAGGACTGGGCCTAGCCGCGGCTCCCCCGGGGGACGCTCTCCCGGGGGCGGGGAACGAACGGCGCGCTCAGTCCGGACGCGCCCGTACCCGACCCGACACAGGACCGGGAGCCCCACGCACCTCAGGGGCGCGGGGAACTGCGCGACCGGTCCCCACCGGCCCGCGGATCCCCACGACCCCACATCCGTGAACACACCCCCGGGGGAGGGGGCGGCCCGTCACACGCCCGGTGTGACGCGTCCGCTCACCTCGCCGAGCCCCACCCGCGTGCCGTCCGGGCCGGGGGCCCACGCGGTCAGGGTCACGACGTCGCCGTCCTCCAGGAAGGTCCGCTTCCCGGAGGGCAGTTCGAGCGCGTCCCGGCCGTTCCAGCTCAGCTCCAGGAGCGAGCCCCGTTCACGCTCCGAGACCCCGCTCACGGTGCCCGACCCGTACAGGTCGCCGGTGCGCAGCGAGGCCCCGTTGACCGTCATGTGGGCGAGTTGCTGCGCGGCCGTCCAGTACATGGTGGAGAACGGCGGCTCGGACACCACATGACCGTTGACGGCGACGCGGATGCGCAGGTCGTAGCCGCCCGGCTCCTCGGCGGCGTCGTCCAGGTAGGGGAGGAGGAGGTGCGTGCGCGCCGGCGGCGCGATCCGGGCGTCCTCCAGCGCGTCGAGCGGGGTGATCCACGCCGACACCGACGTGGCGAAGGACTTGCCGAGGAAGGGCCCGAGGGGGACGTACTCCCAGGCCTGGAGGTCGCGGGCGGACCAGTCGTTGAGGAGGCAGAGCCCGAAGACGTGCTCGCGGAAGTCGGCGAGCGGCACCGGCCTGCCCATCGCGGAGGGCGCGCCGACGACGAAACCGACCTCCGCCTCGATGTCCAGCCGGACGGAGGGGCCGAAGACCGGCGCCGGGTCGGCCGGGGCCTTGCGCTGCCCGGCGGGGCGTACGACGTCGGTCCCGGAGACCACGACGGTGCCCGACCGGCCGTGGTAACCGATCGGCAGATGCTTCCAGTTGGGGGTGAGGGAGTCCTCGGCGTCAGGACGGAAGATCCGGCCGACGTTCCGGGCGTGGTTCTCGGAGGCGTAGAAGTCGACGTAGTCGGCGACCTCGAAGGGGAGGTGCAGGGTCACCTCGGAGAGGGGGTGGAACAGGGGCGCGACGGTCTCCCGGTGGGCCGGCACCGTCACCCACGCGGTGAGCGCCCGCCGGACGTCCGACCACGCCGTGCGGCCGGCCGCGAGCAGCGGGTTCAGCGAGGGCCGGGCGAGCAGGGAGGCGTACGGGGAGCCGAGCGCGACCGCGGCGGCGCCCGCGTCGAGGACGTGGTCGCCCAACCGGACACCCACGCTCCGCTGATCGGAGCCCTCCGGAGAGCCGTTCAGGGAGAAGACGCCGTACGGAAGATTGTGCGGGCCGAAGGGATCGCCCTCGGGGACATCGAAGGGGGGCATGGGGTGCTGCCTCGCTTTCCGTGTGGGTGCAGCACACGTTACGGGGAGGGGCCGGGCGGGGGCAGTGCCTGAAGAGTTCGCAATGTCCGATTAAGGGTGGGTTCGGGTCCAGGGATGTGCGGGACACGTGGGGGACAGGTGCACGCCCGCCGCGGTCTCGCGCCACCTGCGGCGCGCCTTCGTCCGGCGGACCGGGGATCGACGTCGTCCGCGCCCCGCACCTCGACCTGCCCCCCCAGAACTCGCCGCGGTCGTGCCCGACGGGCCGTCGTCGGGGCGGGCCGGTCCGCCCTGGAGGCGGCGGCGCTCGCCGCGCAGGCCGGCGCACAGGTGCGTGCGGTGGCGCGCGGAAAGGGGTCTGCCGCGTTCGGCGCGCCCCCGGCAGCAGCCGCGGCTGCGCCCGGGTCACTCTTCGGGCGGGCCTGGTCGTTGTGGACCCTCACCTCCTGCCCGCACCCGTACCGGTACCTGCCGTCCGCGGCCCGGCACTTCCTCGTCCGCCACCTCGCCGGACAGCGCGGCTGAACATCCGGGACGGCCCGGGACGGCCCGGGGCGGCCCGGGGCGACCTTAAGGGGAACCGGCGGAGGAATGGAAGAAGAGCCTGAGGGAGGACCGGAGAGGGGCCGGACAGGGACCGGAGAGAGACCGGGAAAGGCCGCGGAAGGGAGGCGTGGGGAGGGGCGCGCGGCCGGTCGGCGCGGTGGCCGATTTGTCATGGGATCGACCCCAACAGCCGGGGCCGGAGGGGGCGTACGGCGACGCGTGGGACGGTCGAGGTGCCGGACGACGTCCGGTTCGCGTCGAGTCGCTGGAGCATTCGATCCGTATTCTCTGATCATGGCCGCACCGAATGCATATTCACTCATCGCCACTGACCTGGACGGGACGCTGCTGCGCGGCGACGACACCCTTTCGGACCGGTCACGCACCGCGCTGGCGATGGCGGTCGGGG belongs to Streptomyces sp. V3I8 and includes:
- the recQ gene encoding DNA helicase RecQ — translated: MGGTGVMTEVAESEALATLHRVFGYEAFRGEQEAVIEHVVSGGDAVVLMPTGGGKSLCYQIPALVRPGTGVVVSPLIALMQDQVDALRALGVRAGFMNSTQDFDERRTVEAEFLAGELDLIYLAPERLRLESTLDLLKRGRISVFAIDEAHCVSQWGHDFRPDYLALSLLGERWPDVPRIALTATATHATHREITERLGMPDARHFEASFDRPNIQYRIVPKADPKKQLLAFLQEEHAGDAGIVYCLSRNSVEKTAEFLARNGIAAVPYHAGLDAGTRAAHQSRFLREDGLVVCATIAFGMGIDKPDVRFVAHLDLPKSVEGYYQETGRAGRDGLPSTAWMAYGLNDVIQQRKMIQSSEGDEAFRRRAAAHLEAMLALCETARCRRSQLLAYFGQDPTAEACGNCDTCLVPPETWDGTVAAQKVLSAVVRLQRERGQKFGAIQIVDILLGRKTAKVIQFDHDQLSVFGIGAELDEGEWRGVVRQMLAQGLLAVEGAYGTLVLTEASGTVLRREREVPLRKEQPKPASSRGSSGSSGGSDRAERKAKAAAAAAEMPQELLPAFEALRAWRAGQAKEQGVPAYVIFHDATLREIAALWPASVAELGGISGIGEKKLATYGEGVVGVLASLDRPSPAPKTPAPKTSGTDAGAEPEPRRRSDGDPDLHWPEMDTEPEPEDWA
- the fahA gene encoding fumarylacetoacetase; protein product: MPPFDVPEGDPFGPHNLPYGVFSLNGSPEGSDQRSVGVRLGDHVLDAGAAAVALGSPYASLLARPSLNPLLAAGRTAWSDVRRALTAWVTVPAHRETVAPLFHPLSEVTLHLPFEVADYVDFYASENHARNVGRIFRPDAEDSLTPNWKHLPIGYHGRSGTVVVSGTDVVRPAGQRKAPADPAPVFGPSVRLDIEAEVGFVVGAPSAMGRPVPLADFREHVFGLCLLNDWSARDLQAWEYVPLGPFLGKSFATSVSAWITPLDALEDARIAPPARTHLLLPYLDDAAEEPGGYDLRIRVAVNGHVVSEPPFSTMYWTAAQQLAHMTVNGASLRTGDLYGSGTVSGVSERERGSLLELSWNGRDALELPSGKRTFLEDGDVVTLTAWAPGPDGTRVGLGEVSGRVTPGV